One window from the genome of Bradyrhizobium xenonodulans encodes:
- a CDS encoding flavin-dependent oxidoreductase, which produces MTVLIAGGGIGGLTLALSLHGIGVPVKVFESVAALKPLGVGINVLPHAVRELIELGLMDKLDASGVRTAELAYFSKHGKPIWSEPRGLEAGYKWPQFSIHRGTLQQLLLDTAIERLGRENILTSHHLTGWTETAGGVRADFIDRATGKAAGTYDGAIMIAADGIHSAAREKLYPNEGPPIWNGRILWRGVTPAKAFLSGRTMIMAGHEILKFVCYPISKEPDAAGNHLINWVAERHMPPTYQWRREDYNRTARLEEFLPWFESWQFDWLDVPGLIRNCPHAYEYPLVDRDPVSQWTFGKVTLMGDAAHPMYPIGSNGASQAILDARTITREILAHGPTSAALLAYEAERRPATTDLVLLNRKNGPEQVMQLVEERAPDGFEVVTDVLSQKELEDIAANYKRVAGFQVEALNAKPPIVSRDAKRASA; this is translated from the coding sequence ATGACCGTACTCATCGCCGGTGGCGGCATCGGCGGGCTGACGCTTGCGCTCAGCCTGCACGGAATCGGCGTTCCCGTAAAAGTGTTCGAGAGCGTGGCCGCGTTGAAGCCGCTCGGCGTCGGCATCAACGTGCTGCCGCATGCGGTGCGCGAGCTGATCGAGCTCGGACTGATGGACAAGCTGGATGCCAGCGGCGTGCGGACGGCCGAGCTCGCCTATTTCTCCAAGCACGGCAAGCCGATCTGGAGCGAGCCGCGCGGGCTCGAGGCCGGCTACAAATGGCCGCAATTCTCGATCCATCGCGGCACGCTGCAGCAGCTGCTGCTCGACACCGCGATCGAGCGGCTCGGCCGCGAGAATATCTTGACCAGCCACCATCTGACCGGCTGGACCGAGACGGCAGGTGGCGTGCGCGCCGATTTCATCGACAGGGCGACCGGCAAGGCCGCCGGGACCTACGACGGCGCGATCATGATCGCCGCCGACGGCATCCATTCCGCCGCGCGAGAAAAGCTCTACCCCAATGAGGGCCCGCCGATCTGGAACGGCCGCATCCTCTGGCGCGGCGTCACGCCTGCAAAGGCCTTCCTCAGCGGCCGCACCATGATCATGGCGGGGCACGAGATCCTGAAATTCGTCTGCTATCCGATTTCGAAAGAGCCGGACGCCGCGGGCAATCATCTGATCAACTGGGTGGCCGAGCGGCACATGCCGCCGACCTATCAGTGGCGGCGCGAGGACTATAACCGCACCGCGCGGCTGGAAGAGTTTCTGCCCTGGTTCGAGAGCTGGCAGTTCGACTGGCTCGACGTGCCGGGCCTGATCAGGAACTGCCCGCACGCCTATGAATATCCGCTGGTCGACCGCGATCCGGTGTCGCAATGGACCTTCGGCAAGGTCACGCTGATGGGCGATGCCGCCCATCCGATGTACCCGATCGGCTCGAACGGCGCCTCGCAGGCGATCCTCGATGCCCGCACCATCACCCGCGAGATCCTGGCGCACGGCCCGACGAGTGCGGCGCTGCTGGCCTATGAAGCCGAACGAAGGCCGGCGACCACCGACCTCGTCCTGCTCAACCGCAAGAACGGCCCCGAGCAGGTGATGCAGCTCGTCGAGGAGCGCGCCCCCGACGGCTTTGAGGTCGTCACCGACGTGCTGTCGCAAAAGGAGCTGGAGGATATCGCCGCGAACTACAAGCGGGTGGCGGGATTCCAGGTCGAGGCGCTGAATGCGAAGCCGCCGATTGTCAGCAGGGATGCGAAGCGCGCGAGCGCCTGA
- a CDS encoding glutathione S-transferase family protein produces MLKLYYATGTCALATYITLEEAGADYTAERLSFKDNQQNSQDYLAINPKGRVPALVTDRGVLTETPAMLAYLAQTFPKAKLAPLDDPFDFAQVQSFNSYLCSTVHINHAHKMRGARWATQESSFADMKAKVPQTMGACFSLMEQKMFKGPWVMGDQFTICDPYLYTLSTWLEGDSVDISATPKIADHFKRMSDRPAVRKVMDAQKA; encoded by the coding sequence ATGCTCAAGCTCTACTACGCCACCGGCACCTGCGCGCTCGCCACCTACATCACGCTGGAAGAGGCCGGCGCCGACTACACGGCCGAACGGCTGAGCTTCAAGGACAACCAGCAGAACAGCCAGGATTATCTCGCTATCAACCCGAAGGGCCGCGTGCCCGCGCTGGTGACCGATCGCGGCGTGCTGACCGAGACGCCGGCGATGCTGGCCTATCTCGCGCAGACCTTCCCCAAGGCGAAGCTCGCGCCGCTCGACGATCCCTTCGACTTCGCCCAGGTGCAGTCGTTCAACTCGTACCTCTGCTCGACCGTGCACATCAACCACGCCCACAAGATGCGCGGCGCGCGCTGGGCGACGCAGGAGAGCTCGTTCGCCGATATGAAGGCGAAGGTCCCGCAGACCATGGGCGCCTGCTTCTCGCTGATGGAGCAGAAGATGTTCAAAGGGCCTTGGGTGATGGGCGATCAGTTCACGATCTGCGACCCCTATCTTTACACGCTCTCGACCTGGCTCGAAGGCGACAGCGTCGACATCAGCGCCACGCCGAAGATCGCCGACCATTTTAAGCGCATGTCCGATCGGCCCGCCGTGCGCAAGGTGATGGACGCGCAGAAGGCGTGA
- a CDS encoding LysR family transcriptional regulator: MNLNSLDLNLLTALDALLREANVSRAAMRIGLSQPAASHALQRLRDIFGDPLLVRTGARMELTPRAQALRAPLAQALDQVRGLFVPDDFDAARSERPFRLMMPDLAVELLMPPLMEKVTRAAPNVRIDIVPWRGPAIFHAEFARTIDLVISIGNAFKGFHRQLLYTDSDALAVRRGHPMGAKLKRREAFLAARHVGVIIRGNAEDLIDTWLLTKGIERHISLVVSGYLEALHVAARTDLVAFVPRRLIAALSKQLGLVAVAPPLDPGIDEQFMFYPTRAQMDPGSIWLRRLMLETGRELEQAKRKLP; encoded by the coding sequence ATGAATTTGAATTCGCTCGATCTCAATCTATTGACCGCGCTCGACGCACTGCTGCGCGAGGCCAATGTCAGCCGCGCCGCAATGCGGATCGGGCTGTCGCAGCCGGCCGCGAGCCACGCGCTCCAGCGCCTGCGCGACATTTTTGGCGATCCGCTGCTGGTGCGCACCGGCGCGCGGATGGAGCTGACGCCGCGGGCACAGGCGCTGCGCGCGCCGCTTGCGCAGGCACTGGACCAGGTGCGCGGGCTGTTCGTGCCCGACGATTTCGACGCCGCGCGCAGCGAGCGGCCATTCCGCCTGATGATGCCGGATCTCGCCGTCGAGCTGTTGATGCCGCCCTTGATGGAAAAGGTGACGCGGGCCGCGCCCAATGTCCGCATCGACATCGTGCCGTGGCGGGGACCCGCGATCTTCCACGCCGAATTCGCCCGCACCATCGATCTCGTGATCTCGATCGGCAACGCCTTCAAAGGCTTTCACCGCCAGTTGCTCTATACCGACAGCGATGCGCTGGCGGTGCGGCGCGGCCATCCCATGGGAGCGAAACTGAAGCGGCGCGAGGCGTTTCTCGCCGCACGCCATGTCGGCGTGATCATCCGCGGCAACGCTGAGGACCTGATCGACACCTGGCTGCTCACCAAGGGCATCGAGCGGCATATTTCGCTGGTCGTGTCAGGCTATCTCGAAGCGCTGCACGTCGCCGCCCGCACCGATCTCGTCGCCTTCGTGCCGCGCCGCCTGATCGCGGCGCTGTCGAAGCAGCTCGGCCTGGTCGCGGTGGCGCCACCGCTCGATCCCGGGATCGACGAGCAGTTCATGTTCTACCCGACGCGGGCGCAGATGGACCCCGGCTCGATCTGGCTGAGAAGGCTGATGCTGGAGACGGGACGGGAGCTGGAGCAAGCCAAGCGCAAACTGCCGTAG
- a CDS encoding nuclear transport factor 2 family protein: MSASANKKLMQDIFAAAANPDPAVRDRSLFAASLAEDARWVVTGQYSWSRTFSGKESILNDLHGYVRSRLRDRTRTVAHRFIADGDIVVVEAKGDNVTPEGVRYDNDYCLVFRIEDGKIKEIREYCDSILTEKALGPFPQTPVRAAS; the protein is encoded by the coding sequence ATGAGCGCGAGCGCCAACAAGAAACTGATGCAGGATATCTTCGCCGCCGCCGCCAATCCCGATCCGGCCGTGCGCGATCGTTCCCTGTTCGCCGCAAGCCTTGCCGAAGATGCCAGATGGGTCGTGACCGGGCAATATTCCTGGTCGCGCACCTTTTCGGGCAAGGAATCGATCCTCAACGATCTGCACGGCTATGTGCGGAGCCGCCTTCGTGACCGGACGCGCACCGTCGCCCACCGCTTCATCGCCGACGGCGACATCGTCGTGGTCGAAGCCAAGGGCGACAACGTCACGCCCGAGGGCGTGCGCTACGACAACGATTATTGCCTGGTCTTCCGGATCGAGGACGGGAAGATCAAGGAGATCCGGGAATATTGCGACTCGATCCTGACCGAGAAAGCGCTTGGGCCGTTTCCGCAGACGCCGGTGAGGGCCGCGAGCTGA
- a CDS encoding DUF1127 domain-containing protein, which translates to MVVSIWRRLAEIVHIRRERSRARCQLAAMSDRELQDCGMTRSEIAYELRKPIR; encoded by the coding sequence ATGGTGGTGTCGATCTGGCGCAGGTTGGCTGAGATCGTCCATATCAGGCGCGAACGATCCCGCGCCCGGTGTCAGCTCGCCGCCATGAGCGATCGGGAGCTTCAAGACTGCGGCATGACACGGTCGGAGATCGCGTACGAACTGAGGAAGCCCATCCGGTGA